In one window of Gammaproteobacteria bacterium DNA:
- a CDS encoding type II toxin-antitoxin system VapC family toxin → MNLLLDTHIWLWSLLEPDRLCGRARNELIDPANTLALSSVSIWEALVLADKERVLLRPDPWSWIRTALTVRPLRELPVTFDIALGSRTVRLGHDDPADRFIAATAVAHGHTLVTAGESLLRCPDIRVMSGA, encoded by the coding sequence GTGAATCTGCTTCTCGACACCCACATCTGGCTCTGGAGCCTGCTGGAGCCTGATCGGCTCTGCGGCCGGGCGCGCAACGAGCTGATCGACCCGGCGAACACCCTGGCGCTCTCGTCCGTGAGCATCTGGGAAGCGCTGGTGCTGGCCGATAAGGAACGCGTGCTGCTCCGCCCCGATCCCTGGAGCTGGATCCGTACCGCCCTGACCGTCCGCCCCTTGCGCGAACTCCCCGTGACGTTCGACATCGCGCTGGGCAGCCGCACCGTCCGTCTCGGTCATGACGATCCCGCCGATCGCTTCATCGCGGCCACCGCCGTGGCGCACGGGCACACCCTGGTTACGGCGGGCGAGTCGCTCCTGCGGTGTCCCGACATCCGGGTGATGTCCGGCGCCTGA
- a CDS encoding tRNA-binding protein, with protein MKPARVKPTINIGVVNQVDARVGTIQNVGDVEGSHKLVRLRVDFGDHKRTILAGMKQEREDPTEIEGRQALFIVNLEPRKMMGEVSEGMLFDVGYEDGLRPALLTPEHPVPNGTRGG; from the coding sequence ATGAAGCCTGCACGGGTCAAGCCCACCATCAACATCGGTGTCGTCAATCAGGTTGACGCCCGCGTCGGCACGATCCAGAACGTCGGCGACGTCGAAGGGTCACACAAGCTCGTTCGACTCAGGGTCGATTTCGGCGACCACAAGCGGACGATCCTGGCGGGAATGAAACAGGAGCGCGAGGATCCGACCGAAATCGAAGGCCGGCAGGCGCTGTTCATCGTCAACCTGGAGCCGAGGAAGATGATGGGGGAAGTCTCGGAGGGAATGCTCTTCGACGTCGGCTACGAGGATGGCCTCCGGCCGGCGCTGCTGACCCCGGAGCACCCGGTCCCGAACGGCACCCGCGGGGGGTAA
- a CDS encoding toxin produces the protein MPPDFDWNVEKNERLVEQRGISFERIVSAIEQGGLVDVLEHPNQDRYRGQMIYVVDVEEYLYLVPFVTSADGTRFLKTIIPSRKATRHYRKRR, from the coding sequence ATGCCTCCCGACTTCGATTGGAACGTGGAGAAGAACGAGCGACTCGTCGAGCAACGAGGCATCTCGTTCGAACGCATCGTTTCCGCCATCGAGCAGGGCGGTTTGGTGGATGTCCTGGAGCATCCAAATCAGGACCGGTACCGGGGCCAGATGATCTACGTCGTCGACGTTGAGGAGTATCTCTACCTGGTACCGTTCGTTACCAGTGCGGACGGCACGCGTTTCTTGAAGACCATCATCCCCAGTCGAAAGGCGACGAGACACTACCGGAAGAGGCGATGA
- a CDS encoding antitoxin, translating into MIVSDQLNTEEREILEAFERGELRPAPRADREMQIAPQAARSTFKKTRRVNLRVTELDFSRAHARAREEGIPYQTLLSSVIHKYLAGRLVEKR; encoded by the coding sequence ATGATCGTGAGTGACCAGTTGAACACCGAAGAGCGGGAGATCCTGGAGGCATTCGAACGAGGTGAATTGAGGCCCGCTCCGAGGGCGGATCGTGAGATGCAAATCGCGCCTCAAGCGGCCCGCAGTACCTTCAAGAAGACCCGAAGGGTCAACCTGCGGGTAACGGAACTCGACTTCTCCCGAGCCCACGCGAGGGCGCGCGAGGAGGGCATTCCCTATCAGACGCTGTTGTCGAGCGTCATCCACAAGTACCTGGCGGGACGGCTGGTAGAGAAGCGATAG
- a CDS encoding saccharopine dehydrogenase NADP-binding domain-containing protein translates to MMIYGATGYTGRLVAAEAVEAGVRPVLAGRDAEKLGVLADSLSAAVDGESRGSPLETHAFGLDEPARIATALRDIDVVLHCAGPFSRTALPMFDACVRTGTHYVDITGEISVCEALAARDAEAREAGVMALPAAGFDVVPSDCLIADLAARHPDARILRLGLFVRSGASRGTMKTALEGVNAIRIRQGGVITRVAAGSLRHAFDFGRGPAAALVTPLADVSTAWWSTGIENIETYYRAGRRLPQLMRLSRWFGWLLAGRTAQALLRSWIDRGPEGPSDAQRRTSEGILVAEIEDARGRRAAARMRVPDPYGFTAKTLVAMGVRVLDGDFKAGYQTPSSAYGADFVHEFDGVEWEVLASPNAPARC, encoded by the coding sequence ATGATGATCTACGGCGCGACCGGGTACACGGGCCGGCTGGTCGCGGCGGAAGCGGTCGAAGCCGGCGTGCGGCCCGTGCTTGCTGGCCGCGATGCGGAAAAGCTCGGAGTTCTGGCCGATTCCTTGAGCGCCGCGGTGGACGGGGAGTCCCGGGGCTCGCCGCTCGAGACCCACGCGTTCGGCCTGGACGAGCCGGCGAGGATCGCCACGGCCCTGCGGGACATCGACGTGGTGCTGCACTGCGCCGGCCCCTTCTCCCGCACCGCGCTGCCGATGTTCGACGCCTGCGTCCGGACCGGTACGCACTACGTCGACATTACCGGCGAGATCAGCGTCTGCGAGGCGCTTGCGGCCCGGGATGCGGAGGCGCGAGAGGCAGGGGTCATGGCGCTGCCTGCGGCCGGCTTCGACGTCGTGCCGAGCGACTGCCTGATCGCCGATCTGGCCGCACGGCATCCCGACGCGCGCATCCTGCGGCTGGGCCTGTTCGTCCGTTCCGGAGCCTCGCGCGGCACGATGAAGACGGCGCTGGAGGGCGTAAACGCGATTCGCATCCGGCAAGGCGGCGTCATCACGCGGGTCGCCGCAGGCAGCCTGCGGCACGCGTTCGACTTCGGGCGCGGGCCGGCCGCAGCTCTCGTGACACCCTTGGCGGATGTCTCGACGGCCTGGTGGTCGACCGGCATCGAGAACATCGAGACCTACTATCGCGCCGGGAGAAGACTCCCGCAGCTCATGCGGTTGAGCCGGTGGTTCGGCTGGCTGCTGGCCGGGCGTACGGCCCAGGCCCTGCTGCGCAGCTGGATCGACCGTGGACCCGAGGGACCGAGCGACGCGCAACGCAGGACCAGCGAGGGGATCCTAGTCGCGGAGATCGAGGATGCCCGGGGCCGTCGCGCCGCCGCCCGCATGCGCGTTCCCGATCCTTACGGATTCACCGCGAAGACCCTGGTGGCTATGGGGGTGCGCGTGCTGGACGGCGACTTCAAGGCCGGATACCAGACACCGTCCTCGGCGTACGGCGCCGACTTCGTCCACGAGTTTGATGGCGTGGAGTGGGAGGTGCTGGCGTCCCCTAACGCGCCAGCCAGGTGCTGA
- a CDS encoding ABC transporter substrate-binding protein has translation MKRSRPELRARLILAFAVILAAAACGQDQPEPITVVSWGGSYGRAVEEATIVPFTEATGIPVNLGAYNGGLAEIRAQVDIGNIQWDVVSLEIADAVQACDEGLLEPIDIDALPPGYDGTPAAEDFVAETQTVCGAPFLYASTVIVYNEETIPGEKPASMADFFDLERFPGRRGMRRLAQANLEFALLADGVPRDQVYPTLSTPEGLDRAFRKLDTIKDQVIWWEAGAQPPQMLADGEVVMSTAYNGRIFNAQVLEGQPFVIIWDGQLLAFGQIGIVRGTPRLEAALRYVGLATSAESLARISRRISYSPTRKSGMPLVTTHLATGVEMEPHMPASPANAARALRYDWAFWVDHQDELNERFSTWLAR, from the coding sequence ATGAAGCGTTCACGCCCCGAGTTGCGCGCAAGACTGATTCTGGCTTTCGCGGTGATCCTCGCCGCCGCCGCGTGCGGACAGGACCAGCCGGAGCCGATCACCGTCGTGTCGTGGGGTGGTTCCTACGGGCGTGCCGTCGAGGAGGCCACCATCGTCCCCTTCACCGAGGCGACCGGCATCCCCGTCAACCTCGGGGCGTACAACGGCGGGCTCGCCGAAATCCGCGCCCAGGTGGACATCGGCAACATCCAGTGGGACGTCGTCAGCCTGGAGATCGCCGACGCGGTGCAGGCGTGCGACGAAGGGCTGCTCGAGCCGATCGACATCGACGCATTGCCTCCCGGTTACGATGGCACGCCGGCAGCCGAGGACTTCGTTGCCGAGACGCAGACTGTCTGCGGCGCCCCCTTCCTATACGCGTCCACGGTGATCGTCTACAACGAGGAGACTATCCCGGGCGAGAAGCCCGCGAGCATGGCCGACTTCTTCGATCTGGAGAGGTTTCCGGGCCGGCGCGGGATGCGGCGTCTTGCGCAGGCGAATCTGGAGTTTGCGCTGCTTGCCGACGGCGTGCCCCGCGACCAGGTCTATCCGACTCTGAGCACGCCCGAAGGGCTCGACCGCGCTTTCCGCAAGCTCGATACGATCAAGGACCAGGTGATCTGGTGGGAGGCCGGCGCCCAGCCGCCGCAGATGCTGGCCGACGGCGAAGTGGTGATGAGCACCGCGTACAACGGGCGCATCTTCAACGCGCAGGTCCTGGAGGGCCAGCCGTTCGTGATCATCTGGGATGGCCAGCTGCTCGCCTTCGGCCAGATCGGGATCGTCCGGGGCACACCGAGGCTCGAAGCGGCGCTGCGCTACGTGGGCCTCGCGACCAGCGCCGAGTCGCTCGCGCGGATCAGCCGCCGAATCTCCTACTCACCCACCCGCAAGTCCGGCATGCCATTGGTGACGACCCACTTGGCCACCGGTGTCGAGATGGAGCCGCACATGCCGGCGAGCCCCGCCAATGCCGCGCGCGCCCTGCGCTACGACTGGGCCTTCTGGGTCGACCATCAGGACGAACTGAACGAACGCTTCAGCACCTGGCTGGCGCGTTAG
- the cueR gene encoding Cu(I)-responsive transcriptional regulator: MKISAAAKAAGLPVKTVRYYADIGLVSAPLRTGAGYRTYDDRSVLKLVFVRRAREFGFSIAECRELLGLYEDRNRSSADVKRIAAARLAEVAEKRRELQSLHDELTHLVGACKGDHRPDCPIIDSLGNRHTDL, from the coding sequence ATGAAGATTTCCGCCGCTGCGAAGGCTGCTGGATTGCCGGTGAAGACGGTCCGGTACTATGCGGACATCGGGCTGGTATCGGCGCCGCTGCGAACCGGAGCTGGATACAGGACCTACGACGACCGCTCGGTGTTGAAACTCGTGTTCGTCCGCCGGGCGAGGGAGTTCGGGTTCTCCATTGCCGAGTGCAGGGAGCTGCTCGGCCTCTACGAAGATCGAAACCGCTCGAGCGCCGACGTCAAGCGCATTGCGGCGGCGCGGCTCGCGGAGGTCGCGGAGAAACGGCGGGAACTGCAGTCTCTGCACGACGAGCTCACCCATCTCGTCGGCGCCTGCAAGGGCGATCACCGGCCGGATTGTCCGATCATCGACAGCCTCGGCAACCGACACACGGATCTGTGA